One window from the genome of Rufibacter tibetensis encodes:
- a CDS encoding DUF1731 domain-containing protein, with translation MKSRWVVPKRLVEAGYVFKVPSIEEAVQLCAR, from the coding sequence ATGAAAAGCCGATGGGTGGTTCCCAAGCGCTTAGTAGAGGCGGGCTATGTCTTCAAAGTTCCTTCAATTGAAGAAGCGGTACAACTTTGTGCCCGGTAA
- a CDS encoding YqjF family protein, whose amino-acid sequence MKKIFLTAEWRKLIMVNYAIDPQLLTRYLPAQTELDLWNGTCYVSLIGFMFLNTKIKGIPVPFHTNFEEVNLRFYVKHLEQGVYKRGVVFIREIVPKPAITLVANTLYGEKYKTMPMQHSWETKPNGLAIEYRWKKQRWHSLSVLAEAAPQSIAPESEEEFITEHYWGYTKINDRETSAYEVGHPRWQVYPVKEHSVSVDFEALYGPDFSYLQKATPLSVFLAEGSEIFIKEGETLTR is encoded by the coding sequence ATGAAAAAGATTTTCTTAACGGCCGAGTGGCGCAAGCTCATCATGGTCAATTACGCCATAGACCCTCAGTTACTCACCAGGTATCTTCCAGCCCAGACAGAGCTTGACCTATGGAACGGCACCTGCTATGTGAGCCTGATTGGGTTTATGTTCCTGAACACCAAAATCAAGGGTATTCCTGTTCCGTTTCATACAAACTTTGAGGAAGTGAACCTGCGCTTTTACGTGAAGCATTTGGAGCAGGGCGTTTACAAAAGAGGAGTGGTTTTCATCAGGGAGATCGTTCCAAAACCTGCCATCACTTTGGTGGCCAACACGCTCTACGGCGAGAAGTATAAGACCATGCCCATGCAGCATTCCTGGGAGACAAAGCCCAATGGCCTCGCCATTGAGTACCGCTGGAAGAAACAGAGGTGGCATTCTCTCAGCGTACTGGCAGAGGCTGCTCCCCAATCCATTGCCCCTGAAAGCGAAGAAGAGTTTATCACGGAGCATTATTGGGGCTACACCAAAATCAATGACCGCGAAACCTCTGCTTATGAAGTAGGGCACCCACGGTGGCAGGTCTATCCGGTAAAAGAACACAGCGTCTCCGTAGACTTTGAGGCGTTGTATGGTCCAGATTTTAGTTACTTACAAAAAGCTACTCCGCTATCAGTTTTCCTGGCGGAAGGATCAGAGATTTTCATCAAAGAAGGGGAAACACTCACCAGATGA